In Rosa chinensis cultivar Old Blush chromosome 1, RchiOBHm-V2, whole genome shotgun sequence, a genomic segment contains:
- the LOC121051729 gene encoding uncharacterized protein LOC121051729: MFIPPSRIFTAPYIRNTRLHKKGTERNREKSELYLCIRVRRCLRGRNSEKFLVTWRRQIYNRSTSSSDLPLLLSTRKAETVPPFPKQTTPAKYANNTNSQSLKSLIVAHQNQKTKQPNTPPFAFVLTNSAGPRRQKRSMFTEMKEEKRFRQGKGLTGVFGLLSMPILRCVLRMGGGSKVQARGCTALVFYACIAVRPAYGWQKQVSK; the protein is encoded by the exons aTGTTTATCCCGCCCTCTAGAATCTTCACTGCCCCCTATATAAGAAACACAAGGCTGCATAAGAAGGGGACGGAGAGGAATAGAGAGAAGAGTGAGTTATATTTGTGCATCAGAGTGAGGCGGTGTTTGAGAGGAAGAAATAGTGAGAAATTTCTAGTTACCTGGAGACGACAAATTTACAACAGGAGTACTTCATCTTCAG ACTTGCCTCTACTTCTAAGCACCAGAAAGGCAGAAACAGTCCCTCCATTCCCCAAACAAACCACTCCGGCCAAATATGCCAACAACACCAACTCACAAAGCCTCAAATCCCTCATTGTTGCCcaccaaaatcagaaaacaaaacaaccaaataCACCTCCATTTGCCTTTGTGTTAACAAACAGTGCAGGTCCAAGGAGACAAAAAAGAAGCATGTTCACAGAGATGAAGGAGGAGAAGAGATTTCGGCAAGGGAAAGGGCTCACCGGTGTTTTCGGCCTTCTTTCGATGCCTATACTGCGGTGCGTCCTGCGTATGGGTGGCGGAAGCAAGGTCCAAGCTAGAGGGTGCACTGCACTTGTTTTTTATGCCTGTATCGCGGTGCGTCCTGCATATGGGTGGCAAAAACAAGTGTCAAAGTGA